In Desulfovibrio sp. JC010, one genomic interval encodes:
- the atpD gene encoding F0F1 ATP synthase subunit beta, protein MEHKYTGEVISVRGSVVDVRFPEDIPPLLSVMYSGGEKAVSLEVADHLDMNSVRAIAMTPTGGLARGDAVYSSGETLSTPVGEELLGRVLNVFGDPVDGKDLPADIELRSIHNQPIELSRRVVSEEIFTTGIKVVDLLMPLEKGGKAGLFGGAGVGKTVLITELINNMVGAHSGISIFCGIGERCREGEELYREMGDAGVLDNTVMVFGQMNEPPGARFRTGHTALTIAEHFRDEQGKDVLLLIDNIFRFIQAGMELSGLLGRLPSRMGYQPTLGSDLAELQERISSSRSGAITSIQAVYVPADDLTDPAATHTFSHLSSSIVLSRKRAGEGFYPAVDPLESRSMMLSPAIVGQRHYDVAREVRRTLAQYEDLKDIIAMLGLEELSREDRKIVSRARRLERFMTQPFNTTKHFTGMDGRIVSLEDTVLGCERILNDEFPDASERDFYMIGSIEEVGR, encoded by the coding sequence ATGGAACACAAATATACAGGCGAAGTAATATCTGTACGGGGATCTGTTGTGGATGTGCGTTTTCCTGAAGATATTCCCCCCTTGCTTTCTGTTATGTATTCCGGTGGCGAGAAAGCGGTTTCCCTTGAGGTTGCCGACCATCTGGATATGAATTCCGTGCGCGCTATTGCCATGACTCCCACCGGAGGACTGGCCCGTGGTGATGCGGTTTACAGCAGCGGCGAAACTTTGAGCACTCCTGTGGGCGAAGAACTGCTGGGCCGGGTGCTCAATGTCTTCGGTGATCCGGTGGACGGCAAAGACCTGCCCGCAGATATAGAACTGCGCTCCATCCACAATCAGCCCATCGAATTATCCAGGCGTGTTGTGTCCGAGGAAATTTTTACTACCGGAATCAAGGTTGTCGATCTGCTTATGCCGCTTGAGAAAGGTGGCAAGGCCGGGCTTTTCGGCGGTGCGGGGGTGGGCAAGACCGTGCTCATTACCGAGTTGATCAACAACATGGTCGGTGCACATAGCGGGATCAGTATCTTTTGCGGAATCGGGGAACGTTGCCGCGAAGGTGAAGAGCTTTACCGCGAAATGGGTGATGCAGGGGTGCTTGATAATACGGTCATGGTTTTCGGGCAGATGAACGAACCTCCGGGGGCGCGTTTCCGTACCGGGCATACCGCCTTGACCATTGCCGAGCATTTCCGGGATGAACAGGGCAAGGATGTACTTCTGCTCATCGATAACATCTTCCGTTTTATTCAGGCCGGGATGGAGCTCTCCGGGCTGCTGGGGCGTCTGCCTTCACGCATGGGCTATCAGCCTACGCTTGGTTCCGATCTGGCGGAACTTCAGGAACGTATTTCATCCAGCCGTTCCGGGGCCATTACATCTATTCAGGCCGTATACGTACCCGCCGATGATCTGACCGACCCGGCGGCGACGCATACATTTTCCCATCTTTCATCTTCCATCGTACTTTCCCGCAAGCGTGCGGGAGAAGGTTTTTACCCTGCGGTCGATCCGCTGGAATCCCGTTCCATGATGCTTTCTCCGGCAATTGTAGGGCAGCGTCATTATGACGTAGCCCGTGAGGTGCGCCGCACACTGGCCCAATATGAGGACCTTAAAGATATCATCGCCATGCTCGGCCTTGAGGAGCTTTCCCGCGAGGACCGCAAGATTGTTTCCCGCGCACGCAGACTGGAAAGGTTCATGACCCAGCCATTCAACACCACCAAGCATTTTACGGGCATGGACGGGCGTATTGTCTCCCTTGAAGATACGGTCCTCGGCTGTGAGCGGATTCTGAATGACGAATTTCCCGATGCATCTGAGCGTGATTTCTACATGATCGGTTCAATTGAGGAGGTCGGCAGATGA
- a CDS encoding F0F1 ATP synthase subunit epsilon: MRLKILVPAGLFLDRPVDKVLAESTRGGFCLLPNHIDTASALAPGILTYEVEGESHHLAVNGGVLVKKGDAVRVSSRAAVAGELGELEAEVMRMQDEAAEAEKSARSAVAKLEAGFVRTLIEVETT, from the coding sequence ATGAGACTGAAGATTCTGGTCCCCGCAGGTCTCTTTTTGGACCGTCCGGTGGATAAGGTTCTGGCTGAATCCACCAGGGGCGGCTTTTGCCTGTTGCCCAACCATATTGACACTGCATCTGCTCTTGCGCCGGGAATTCTTACTTACGAAGTTGAAGGTGAGTCGCATCATCTGGCGGTGAATGGCGGGGTGCTGGTCAAAAAGGGCGATGCTGTACGTGTTTCATCCCGTGCGGCTGTAGCGGGCGAATTGGGTGAGCTTGAAGCAGAAGTTATGCGTATGCAGGATGAGGCCGCAGAGGCTGAGAAGTCCGCACGCAGTGCTGTCGCTAAGCTTGAGGCCGGATTCGTGCGAACTCTCATTGAGGTGGAGACTACATGA